In Dehalococcoidia bacterium, the sequence CGAGCCGCCCTGCCTCGAATTCGGCGGCGATCGCCGCGAGCTCGGCCACCAGACGCTCGCCCTCCTCCTCGTCGAGCACCCCGGCGCGCACCAGGCAGCGGGCATGGACCTGGCTCGCGCGGATGTCCTCGAGCAGGAAGGCGCGGTCGAGTTGCGCATCGTCGCCCGCGAGGAAGGCC encodes:
- a CDS encoding argininosuccinate lyase, producing AFLAGDDAQLDRAFLLEDIRASQVHARCLVRAGVLDEEEGERLVAELAAIAAEFEAGRLALDARFEDGHSALEAWLGERLGELGRKI